The proteins below come from a single Solea solea chromosome 6, fSolSol10.1, whole genome shotgun sequence genomic window:
- the LOC131460965 gene encoding protein SSUH2 homolog — protein MNSAAMYPPATAPPANMFNSVPGYEGTVAGGGGYLPPPMPMEPLAPPQPGLAPETWTIPSLEEDVAREAFKSFASSHCCYNNAPAKDGVITKMEPFNTYRYRLETFTESRSTEWSHKPYEGEQADFYTQTAPRPWEVPATPPDLFIDKKQEIRVPYTSSIKDCHTCHASGTMPCEECSGNGHKPCWVCNGAGTKNGENCTTCNGTGKDNCRVCDGRATKPCTTCNGKRQLLTFIQLKVEWTNHVDDHLVQQDSGLNVDDLRSVSGKELFKNNNYLIYPLLGFPSAAIGEASDRLIKEHQSKFAQNSRILQQRQRVELIPITKVNYKWKSDTHVYFVYGNEHKVNADNYPATCCCVVQ, from the exons CTATGTATCCCCCTGCCACCGCACCGCCAGCTAACATGTTCAACTCTGTGCCCGGCTACGAGGGCACTGTGGCTGGAGGAG GTGGTTATCTGCCCCCTCCTATGCCCATGGAGCCTCTAGCCCCTCCTCAACCTGGGCTTGCACCTGAGACCTGGAC CATCCCATCTCTGGAGGAGGATGTGGCTCGTGAGGCGTTTAAGAGCTTTGCGTCTTCTCACTGCTGCTACAATAACGCTCCGGCCAAAGATGGGGTCATCACCAAAATGGAGCCGTTCAACACCTACAGG TACCGTCTGGAGACGTTCACTGAGTCCAGGTCAACTGAGTGGTCCCACAAACCTTATGAAg GTGAGCAGGCTGACTTCTACACTCAGACTGCCCCCCGGCCCTGGGAGGTCCCGGCCACGCCACCCGACCTCTTCATCGATAAAAAACAGGAGATCCGGGTGCCCTACACCTCCTCCATCAAG GACTGCCACACCTGCCATGCATCAGGGACCATGCCGTGCGAAGAGTGCAGTGGAAATGGACAT AAACCGTGCTGGGTGTGTAACGGCGCTGGCACGAAGAATGGTGAAAACTGCACCACCTGCAATGGCACTGGCAAGGACAA ttgtaGAGTGTGTGACGGTCGTGCAACAAAGCCTTGCACAACCTGTAACGGAAAACGACAACTGCTGACGTTCATCCAGCTGAAAGTGGAGTG GACTAACCATGTGGATGACCATTTGGTGCAGCAGGACTCTGGTTTAAATGTCGATGACCTTCGCTCAGTGAGCGGGAAGGAGCTGTTCAAGAACAACAACTActtg ATCTACCCACTGCTCGGGTTCCCCAGTGCCGCCATTGGTGAGGCCTCCGATCGACTGATCAAAGAGCACCAGAGCAAGTTCGCCCAGAACTCCAGGATCCTGCAGCAG AGGCAGAGGGTTGAGTTGATCCCCATTACCAAGGTGAACTACAAGTGGAAAAGCGACACTCATGTTTACTTCGTCTACGGCAACGAGCACAAAGTCAACGCTGACAACTACCCAGCAACCTGCTGCTGTGTCGTTCAgtag